One window of Steroidobacteraceae bacterium genomic DNA carries:
- the ggt gene encoding gamma-glutamyltransferase, whose protein sequence is MIRFNLCIVVTIMSVAPTIAGNRPVGAEFATRSEVIAPQGMAATSHPLATQIAIDILKRGGSAVDAAIAANAALGLMEPTGCGIGGDLFAIVWDADAGKLTGYNGSGRSPHALTLEMLRAELRRLDAKSIPPRGPLPVSVPGAVDGWFALHERFGRLPMSDVLAPAIGYARNGFPLTEVIADAWRRNADYLKGYAGFADVFMPGGRAPAKGEIFRNPALADSYALLASAGRDAFYKGPIARSIAKYMREQGGFLDAEDFAGHHGEWVQPVSASYRGYEVWQLPPNTQGIATLQILNILEGYDLRALGYGSADYLHLFTEAKKLAFEDRARYYADPGFSPAPVAALISKDYAAERRKLIDRDHASRKLPSGDAALLRGDTIYLTVADAAGNMVSLIQSNYRGMGSGMTPPGLGFILQDRGELFSLQDGHANVYAPAKRPFHTIIPAFVTRGGKPWLSFGVMGGAMQPQGQAQVLINLIDFGMNLQEAGDAPRLRHDGSSEPTGEVMTDGGEIVLEKGFDPAVVAELERRGHRVRVANDGDFGGYQAIMFDATRHVYSGASESRKDGNAQGY, encoded by the coding sequence ATGATCCGATTCAACTTGTGCATTGTGGTGACCATCATGTCCGTCGCTCCCACCATCGCAGGCAACCGCCCGGTCGGGGCAGAATTTGCAACGCGTTCCGAGGTGATCGCGCCGCAGGGCATGGCCGCAACGAGTCATCCCCTCGCCACACAGATCGCCATCGATATCCTGAAGCGCGGCGGTTCGGCGGTCGATGCCGCAATCGCAGCCAATGCCGCACTCGGGCTCATGGAGCCAACCGGCTGCGGCATCGGCGGTGACCTGTTTGCGATTGTCTGGGATGCCGATGCCGGCAAGCTGACCGGCTACAACGGCAGCGGCCGCTCGCCGCATGCATTGACGCTCGAGATGCTGCGTGCCGAACTGCGCAGGCTCGATGCAAAGTCGATTCCGCCGCGCGGACCATTGCCGGTCTCGGTGCCCGGTGCAGTGGATGGCTGGTTCGCATTGCATGAGCGCTTCGGCCGGCTGCCGATGAGCGATGTGCTCGCGCCTGCCATAGGCTATGCGCGCAATGGATTTCCGTTGACCGAAGTCATAGCCGATGCCTGGCGGCGCAACGCGGACTACCTCAAAGGCTATGCCGGTTTTGCCGATGTTTTCATGCCGGGTGGCCGCGCGCCCGCAAAGGGCGAGATATTTCGCAATCCGGCGCTCGCCGACAGCTACGCGCTGCTCGCCAGCGCTGGCCGCGATGCATTCTACAAGGGACCAATTGCGCGGAGCATTGCGAAATACATGCGCGAGCAGGGTGGTTTTCTGGATGCCGAGGATTTTGCCGGGCATCATGGCGAATGGGTGCAGCCCGTGAGCGCGAGCTACCGCGGCTACGAGGTGTGGCAGTTGCCGCCCAATACCCAGGGCATCGCCACACTTCAGATACTGAACATCCTCGAGGGATATGACCTGCGGGCATTGGGTTACGGCAGTGCCGACTACCTGCACCTTTTCACCGAGGCGAAGAAGCTTGCCTTCGAGGATCGCGCGCGCTACTACGCCGATCCGGGATTCTCGCCGGCACCAGTCGCGGCACTCATCTCCAAGGACTACGCCGCGGAGCGACGCAAACTCATCGATCGCGATCATGCCTCGCGCAAGCTCCCCTCGGGCGATGCGGCGCTGTTGCGCGGTGACACGATCTATCTCACGGTTGCCGATGCGGCGGGCAACATGGTGTCGCTCATCCAGAGCAATTATCGCGGCATGGGTTCGGGCATGACGCCGCCGGGCCTGGGGTTCATCCTGCAGGATCGTGGTGAGCTGTTCAGCCTCCAGGACGGCCACGCCAATGTTTACGCGCCGGCCAAGCGGCCGTTCCATACGATCATTCCGGCGTTCGTGACGCGAGGCGGCAAGCCCTGGCTCAGCTTCGGTGTCATGGGCGGCGCGATGCAGCCACAGGGCCAGGCGCAGGTGCTTATCAATCTCATCGACTTTGGCATGAACCTGCAGGAGGCGGGTGATGCGCCGCGGCTGCGGCACGACGGTTCGAGCGAACCGACGGGAGAAGTCATGACCGATGGCGGCGAGATCGTCCTCGAGAAGGGCTTCGATCCGGCGGTCGTCGCCGAGCTCGAAAGGCGCGGGCATCGGGTTCGTGTTGCCAACGATGGTGATTTTGGCGGCTACCAGGCGATCATGTTCGACGCGACCCGGCATGTGTACTCCGGCGCGAGCGAATCGCGCAAGGACGGCAACGCCCAGGGGTATTGA
- the rpsK gene encoding 30S ribosomal protein S11, which yields MAETKQATAAGGKKPKKARKNVLDGIAHVHASFNNTIITITDRQGNALSWATSGGCGFRGSRKSTPFAAQVAAEKAGTAAQEHGLKNVEVRVAGPGPGRESAVRALNACGLKITSIADVTPIPHNGCRPPKRRRV from the coding sequence ATGGCAGAGACCAAGCAAGCAACTGCAGCCGGGGGCAAGAAGCCGAAAAAAGCGCGCAAGAACGTGCTCGACGGCATCGCCCATGTGCATGCATCGTTCAACAACACGATCATCACGATCACGGACCGTCAGGGCAACGCCCTGTCCTGGGCGACCTCGGGCGGCTGCGGTTTCCGCGGTTCGCGCAAGAGCACGCCGTTTGCGGCACAGGTGGCGGCCGAGAAGGCCGGAACAGCCGCGCAGGAACATGGCCTGAAGAACGTCGAAGTGCGCGTCGCCGGACCGGGCCCTGGCCGCGAGTCGGCCGTGCGGGCGCTCAATGCCTGCGGCCTGAAGATCACCAGCATCGCCGACGTCACGCCCATTCCACACAACGGTTGTCGGCCACCCAAGCGCCGCCGCGTATAG
- the secY gene encoding preprotein translocase subunit SecY — translation MGGEPGRFDEVRRRLLFLAGGLIVYRIGTFIPVPGIDPAQVAKFFADQAATILGIVNMFSGGALERLSIFAMGVMPYISASIIIQMVSHVYPPWEELRKEGESGRRKLTQITRYATVALAVFQSLSAAVALQNGGMAISPGPRFLFLACITMTTGTMFLMWLGEQITERGIGNGISMLILAGIIAGLPGAVGRTIDQISTGEMSGAFALLLLLIVLGVTAFCVYVERALRKIPVNYAKRQVGRRVYAGQSTHLPFKMNMSGVIPPIFASSLLLFPATIASFAGTGESQVAGVLQTISAALGYGQPLHLLIYGALIIFFCFFYTALVFNSRDTAENLKKSGAFIPGIRPGQQTGEYIDKVLTRLTLWGALYVAAVCLIPEFLISSKGVPFVFGGTSLLILVVVVMDFMSQLTAHTMSYQYPGLIKKANLLGYGRGGSGGTRG, via the coding sequence ATGGGTGGCGAACCGGGTCGTTTCGACGAAGTCCGGCGCCGGCTGCTGTTCCTGGCGGGCGGACTGATCGTCTACCGCATCGGCACATTCATCCCGGTGCCGGGCATCGATCCCGCGCAGGTCGCGAAGTTCTTCGCCGATCAGGCAGCGACGATACTCGGCATCGTCAACATGTTCTCGGGCGGCGCGCTCGAGCGCCTGTCGATTTTCGCCATGGGCGTGATGCCATACATCTCCGCGTCGATCATCATCCAGATGGTCTCGCACGTGTATCCGCCATGGGAGGAGTTGCGCAAGGAGGGCGAATCAGGCCGGCGCAAACTGACCCAGATCACGCGCTATGCGACAGTGGCCCTGGCTGTGTTCCAGTCGCTGTCGGCGGCGGTAGCACTGCAAAACGGTGGCATGGCGATATCGCCCGGGCCGCGCTTCCTGTTCTTGGCCTGCATCACCATGACCACCGGCACCATGTTCCTGATGTGGCTCGGTGAGCAGATCACCGAGCGCGGTATCGGCAATGGCATTTCCATGCTGATCCTCGCGGGCATCATCGCGGGACTGCCCGGTGCGGTCGGTCGCACCATCGACCAGATCAGCACCGGCGAAATGTCCGGCGCATTCGCGCTGCTGCTGTTGTTGATCGTGCTGGGTGTGACCGCATTCTGCGTCTACGTCGAACGGGCTCTGCGCAAGATCCCGGTCAATTACGCCAAGCGCCAGGTCGGCCGGCGTGTTTATGCGGGGCAGAGCACGCATCTGCCTTTCAAGATGAACATGTCAGGCGTCATTCCGCCGATCTTCGCCTCGAGCCTGCTGCTCTTTCCGGCGACGATCGCGAGCTTTGCGGGCACCGGCGAGAGCCAGGTGGCCGGCGTGTTGCAGACGATCTCCGCGGCGTTGGGTTACGGGCAGCCGCTGCATCTGCTCATCTACGGCGCGCTCATTATATTCTTCTGCTTCTTCTATACGGCGCTCGTTTTCAATTCGCGCGACACGGCGGAGAATCTCAAGAAGTCCGGTGCATTCATTCCGGGCATACGGCCGGGGCAGCAGACCGGCGAGTACATCGACAAGGTGCTGACGAGACTGACGCTCTGGGGTGCACTCTACGTGGCCGCGGTCTGTCTCATCCCGGAATTCCTTATTTCCAGCAAGGGCGTGCCGTTCGTTTTCGGCGGCACTTCTTTGCTGATTCTGGTGGTCGTGGTGATGGACTTCATGTCGCAACTGACCGCGCACACCATGTCGTACCAGTATCCGGGCCTTATCAAGAAGGCGAATCTGCTCGGCTATGGCCGCGGCGGATCCGGCGGGACGCGAGGATAA
- the pepQ gene encoding Xaa-Pro dipeptidase: MQQNNNQLGALYAEHLGALQAQIAADLGHCGLRGLLLHAGSLQVAFQDDNYYPFRVNAPFKHWLPVLDAPDSFIYFEPGKRPQLLFHQPDDYWYKQAAIPDSYWVAHFDITVIRDPAEARAQLPADLSSVAFVGEPFDALVQWGDPAVNPPDLTLRMHYPRAMKSRYEIACLREANRMGAVAHRAAKQAFLAGGSEFDIHMAYLAACAQREQDLPYNSIIAENRNAAVLHYQILERDRPKHLHSLLIDAGAQVNGYACDITRTYSFSDREFAQLIEQFDLLQQSLCASVRSGSDWRDIHQSAHMLIAEWLQGADLISVEADEAVARGLSKVFYPHGIGHLLGLQVHDVGGTLRDRSGAEIPRPEGEGALRLTRVLEPGFVVTMEPGVYFIDSLLERARNSALAAAINWSRVEQLHPFGGIRIEDNLAVQQDGNENLTRDAFAKT; this comes from the coding sequence ATGCAGCAAAACAACAATCAACTCGGTGCCCTGTATGCCGAGCATCTGGGTGCCCTGCAGGCGCAGATCGCGGCGGATCTCGGGCATTGCGGGCTGCGCGGCCTCCTGCTGCACGCGGGAAGCCTGCAGGTGGCCTTCCAGGATGACAATTACTATCCCTTTCGGGTGAATGCACCCTTCAAGCACTGGCTCCCAGTGCTGGATGCGCCGGATTCGTTCATCTATTTCGAACCCGGCAAGCGGCCGCAGCTGCTGTTTCACCAGCCGGACGACTACTGGTACAAGCAGGCCGCCATACCCGACAGCTACTGGGTGGCGCATTTCGACATAACCGTCATCCGCGATCCTGCGGAGGCGCGCGCCCAGCTGCCGGCAGACCTCTCCTCGGTGGCTTTCGTCGGCGAGCCTTTCGATGCCCTGGTGCAATGGGGCGACCCGGCCGTCAACCCGCCCGACCTCACGCTGCGCATGCACTATCCACGCGCCATGAAATCGCGCTATGAAATCGCCTGCCTGCGTGAAGCCAACCGGATGGGCGCCGTCGCGCACCGCGCAGCGAAACAGGCCTTTCTCGCTGGCGGCAGCGAATTCGACATCCACATGGCCTATCTGGCCGCCTGTGCACAGCGTGAACAGGACCTGCCTTACAACAGCATCATTGCCGAGAATCGCAATGCTGCCGTTTTGCACTACCAGATCCTCGAGCGCGACCGACCGAAACACCTGCACTCACTGCTGATCGACGCCGGTGCCCAGGTCAACGGTTACGCCTGCGATATCACCCGCACCTATTCTTTTTCCGACCGCGAATTTGCCCAGCTGATCGAGCAATTCGATCTGCTGCAACAATCGCTCTGCGCCAGCGTTCGCTCCGGGAGCGACTGGCGCGATATCCACCAATCCGCCCATATGCTGATCGCGGAGTGGCTGCAGGGTGCCGACCTGATTTCGGTCGAGGCCGATGAAGCCGTCGCAAGAGGGTTGAGCAAGGTCTTCTATCCGCATGGCATCGGTCACCTGCTCGGCCTGCAGGTCCACGATGTTGGCGGTACCTTGCGCGACCGAAGCGGCGCCGAGATTCCCCGGCCCGAGGGTGAGGGCGCATTGCGGCTCACGCGGGTACTCGAACCGGGCTTTGTGGTCACCATGGAGCCTGGCGTTTACTTCATCGACAGCCTGCTCGAGCGCGCCCGCAACAGCGCGCTCGCAGCGGCGATCAACTGGTCACGCGTGGAACAGCTCCACCCCTTCGGTGGCATACGCATCGAGGACAACCTTGCCGTGCAGCAGGACGGCAACGAAAACCTCACCCGCGATGCGTTCGCGAAGACCTAG
- the rpsM gene encoding 30S ribosomal protein S13 has translation MARIAGINIPMNKHVLIGLTHIYGIGRARAEQICQIANVETTTKVKDLTEVEVNNLRSTIQKILVEGDLRREVSMNIKRLMDLGTYRGMRHRRGLPVNGQRTRTNARTRKGPRKQAVKLNAPPGKA, from the coding sequence ATGGCACGTATTGCCGGCATCAACATACCGATGAACAAGCATGTGCTCATCGGGCTGACACATATCTACGGGATTGGCCGCGCGCGCGCTGAGCAGATCTGCCAGATCGCCAACGTGGAAACCACGACCAAGGTCAAGGACCTGACCGAGGTCGAGGTGAACAACCTGCGTTCGACGATCCAGAAAATACTGGTCGAAGGCGACCTGCGCCGCGAGGTTTCCATGAACATCAAACGATTGATGGACCTTGGAACCTACCGCGGCATGCGTCATCGGCGCGGCCTGCCGGTCAATGGCCAGCGCACCCGCACCAATGCGCGTACCCGCAAGGGTCCGCGCAAACAGGCCGTCAAACTCAATGCGCCTCCGGGCAAGGCATAA
- the rpsD gene encoding 30S ribosomal protein S4 produces the protein MARYVGPKCKLSRREGTDLFLKSGVKPLESKCKLSVPPGGIKGERRTRLSDYGLQLREKQKLRRMYGVLERQFSNYYTEAARRTGSTGENLLKLLECRLDNVVYRMGFAATRAEGRQLVSHKAVLVNDSVVTIPSYQVRAGDVIGLRDKAKKQLRIQNALQIAAQVGRPDWVDVDESALRGTFKSVPAREDILPDINENLVVELYSK, from the coding sequence ATGGCACGATACGTAGGACCCAAGTGCAAGCTCTCGCGACGCGAGGGCACAGATCTTTTCCTCAAGAGCGGCGTCAAACCCCTCGAGAGCAAGTGCAAGCTGAGTGTGCCGCCGGGCGGCATCAAGGGCGAGCGGCGTACGCGCCTGTCCGACTATGGCCTGCAGCTGCGCGAGAAGCAGAAACTGCGCCGCATGTATGGCGTGCTGGAGCGCCAGTTCAGCAATTACTACACCGAGGCGGCACGGCGCACGGGCTCGACGGGCGAGAACCTGCTGAAGCTGCTCGAATGCCGGCTCGACAACGTCGTCTACCGCATGGGCTTCGCCGCTACCCGCGCCGAAGGCCGGCAGCTCGTCAGCCACAAGGCGGTGCTGGTCAACGATTCGGTCGTCACGATCCCGAGCTATCAGGTGCGCGCGGGCGATGTAATCGGTTTGCGCGACAAGGCGAAGAAGCAGCTACGCATCCAGAACGCGCTGCAGATCGCCGCGCAGGTCGGGCGCCCGGACTGGGTGGATGTCGATGAGTCGGCCCTGCGCGGAACCTTCAAGTCGGTTCCGGCGCGCGAGGATATCCTGCCCGATATCAACGAAAACCTGGTGGTCGAGCTGTATTCCAAGTAA
- the mscL gene encoding large-conductance mechanosensitive channel protein MscL: protein MGLASEFKEFAMKGNVVDMAVGIIVGGAFGKIVSSFVGDVVMPPLGKAIGGVNFTDLATSLGPGADGNEVLLKYGSFMQTVFDFIVIALVLFIALKGINKLKKPDPAAPPPPPPKSEVLLEEIRNLLAKK from the coding sequence ATGGGTCTGGCATCTGAGTTCAAAGAATTTGCCATGAAAGGCAACGTTGTCGACATGGCAGTCGGCATCATTGTCGGCGGGGCATTCGGCAAGATCGTTTCGTCTTTCGTCGGCGACGTGGTCATGCCGCCGCTCGGCAAGGCGATCGGCGGCGTGAATTTCACCGACCTCGCGACCAGTCTCGGACCTGGCGCGGACGGCAATGAAGTGCTGCTGAAGTACGGTTCGTTCATGCAGACCGTGTTCGATTTCATCGTGATCGCGCTGGTGCTGTTCATTGCCTTGAAGGGCATCAACAAACTGAAGAAGCCCGACCCGGCGGCACCGCCGCCGCCGCCGCCGAAGAGTGAGGTGTTGCTGGAGGAAATCCGTAACCTCCTCGCGAAGAAGTAA
- the rpmJ gene encoding 50S ribosomal protein L36, translated as MKVRPSVKKMCKNCKIVRRRRVVYVICSDLRHKQRQG; from the coding sequence ATGAAAGTCCGACCATCAGTTAAAAAGATGTGCAAGAACTGCAAGATCGTGCGGCGCCGGCGCGTCGTTTACGTGATCTGCAGCGATCTGCGTCACAAACAACGGCAGGGTTAA
- a CDS encoding GNAT family N-acetyltransferase has translation MSVTIRNARDSANDRRWIAGVYRNYLDDLAPLNTGIFPALGEIGHSEADQLARWFADNAAFPMIVLASGEPCGFAMVARASSDPLRRNVDYRMAEFFVARASRRRGVGANAVRLLLDRFAGNWEIVEYLRNPGAVQFWRRVVADYTGGQYREENANGEVRQYFTSGPRRSP, from the coding sequence TTGAGCGTCACAATCCGCAATGCACGCGACAGTGCCAACGACCGCCGCTGGATTGCCGGCGTCTACCGCAACTATCTCGATGACCTCGCGCCGCTCAACACAGGCATCTTTCCCGCGCTTGGCGAGATCGGCCACAGCGAGGCCGATCAGCTGGCGCGTTGGTTCGCCGACAACGCCGCCTTCCCCATGATCGTGCTCGCGAGCGGCGAGCCCTGCGGGTTCGCGATGGTGGCCCGGGCGAGTTCCGATCCGCTGCGTCGCAATGTCGACTACCGGATGGCGGAGTTCTTCGTTGCTCGCGCGAGCCGGCGGCGCGGCGTCGGCGCGAACGCCGTGCGGCTGTTGCTCGATCGCTTCGCCGGGAACTGGGAAATCGTGGAATATCTGCGCAATCCCGGCGCCGTGCAATTCTGGCGGCGGGTCGTTGCCGACTATACTGGCGGCCAATACCGCGAAGAGAACGCGAACGGCGAAGTGCGGCAGTATTTCACTTCCGGTCCGAGGCGCAGCCCATGA
- the uvrA gene encoding excinuclease ABC subunit UvrA — protein MALIRIRGARTHNLRNIDVDLPRDALIVMTGLSGSGKSSLAFDTLYAEGQRRYVESLSAYARQFLSMMDKPDVDSIEGLSPAIAIEQKATSHNPRSTVGTVTEIYDYLRLLFARVGMPRCPDHGTDLAIQTVSQMVDQIMSLPPGCGVMVLAPLVRQRKGAHQDVFDQLRGQGLVRARIDGKVRELDELPSLDPRRKHDIDAIIDRLRIRDDAPNRLAESLETALRLADGMASIAALPGEEPRQEMLFSARHACAVCGYSVPPLEPKLFSFNNPAGACSACDGIGTVEFFDPSKVVAQPGLSLAGGAVRGWDRRNSHYFSLIDSLARHYRFDIEAPWQDLPADVQRLLLHGSDGEVIEFHYSDATGRRQRKRQPFEGIMPNLERRYRETGSSAVRDELARYRGIRACGDCGGTRLNRISRNVFVGEHNLAAITAMSIQAATQYFTSLGLSGWRQTVAERIVREVNERLRFLGNVGLDYLTLDRRADTLSGGEAQRIRLASQIGSGLTGVMYVLDEPSIGLHQRDNARLLQTLGDLRDLGNTVIVVEHDEDAIRRADHIVDLGPGAGVHGGQVVAEGPLANIIACSGSLTGDYLAGRRGIAVPARRKSRRDGHELEIRGARGNNLQALDVKLPLGLLTCVTGVSGSGKSTLIIDTLFAIAAARLNGASSQPAPCQEISGLEKLDKVIDIDQSPIGRTPRSNPATYTGLFTPVRELFAQVPEARARGYDAGRFSFNVKGGRCEACQGDGVIKVEMHFLPDVYVACDVCSGRRYNRETLEIRYRDRNIHEVLELTVQDAQTVFQNVPAIASRLATLMDVGLSYLRLGQSATTLSGGEAQRIKLAKELARRSTGRTLYILDEPTTGLHFHDVAQLLGVLHRLRDEGNTVVVIEHNLDVIKTADWVIDLGPEGGVAGGRLVGAGTPEMLVATAGSHTGTHLAPLLSAAVAKNR, from the coding sequence ATGGCCCTGATCCGCATCCGCGGTGCCCGCACCCACAACCTGCGCAATATCGACGTCGACCTGCCGCGCGATGCGCTGATCGTCATGACCGGCCTGTCCGGCTCGGGCAAGTCCTCGCTCGCCTTCGATACCCTCTACGCGGAGGGTCAGCGCCGCTACGTGGAATCCCTGTCGGCCTACGCGCGGCAATTCCTGTCGATGATGGACAAGCCCGATGTCGACAGTATCGAGGGTCTGTCACCGGCAATCGCCATCGAGCAGAAGGCCACCTCGCACAACCCGCGCTCGACGGTGGGCACGGTCACCGAAATCTACGACTACCTGCGCCTGCTTTTCGCGCGGGTCGGGATGCCGCGCTGTCCTGACCATGGCACCGATCTTGCGATCCAGACCGTGAGCCAGATGGTCGACCAGATCATGAGTCTGCCGCCAGGCTGCGGTGTGATGGTACTCGCGCCGCTCGTGCGCCAGCGCAAAGGCGCCCACCAGGATGTTTTCGACCAACTCCGCGGCCAGGGCCTCGTGCGGGCGCGCATCGATGGCAAGGTACGCGAGCTCGACGAGCTGCCAAGCCTCGACCCGCGGCGCAAGCACGATATCGATGCCATCATCGACCGTCTGCGGATTCGGGACGACGCACCGAACAGGCTTGCTGAGTCGCTCGAAACCGCATTGCGCCTTGCCGACGGCATGGCCAGCATCGCCGCGCTGCCCGGCGAGGAACCACGTCAGGAGATGCTTTTCTCGGCGCGACACGCTTGTGCAGTCTGCGGCTACAGCGTGCCACCGCTCGAACCGAAACTGTTCTCGTTCAACAACCCTGCAGGTGCCTGCAGCGCCTGCGATGGCATCGGGACAGTCGAGTTCTTCGACCCATCGAAGGTCGTGGCGCAACCGGGTCTGTCACTTGCGGGCGGCGCGGTTCGCGGCTGGGATCGGCGCAACAGCCACTATTTCTCGCTCATCGATTCGCTCGCACGCCACTACCGCTTCGACATCGAGGCGCCCTGGCAGGACCTGCCCGCCGACGTGCAGCGCCTGCTGCTGCATGGCAGCGACGGCGAAGTGATCGAATTTCACTACAGCGATGCGACCGGGCGCCGGCAACGAAAACGCCAACCCTTCGAGGGCATCATGCCCAATCTCGAACGCCGCTACCGGGAAACCGGTTCAAGCGCCGTACGCGATGAACTGGCACGCTATCGCGGCATCAGGGCCTGCGGCGACTGCGGCGGCACGCGGCTCAATCGCATTTCGCGAAACGTCTTCGTTGGTGAGCACAATCTCGCTGCCATCACTGCGATGTCCATCCAGGCTGCGACGCAGTATTTCACTTCGCTCGGCCTTTCGGGATGGCGCCAGACGGTCGCCGAGCGCATCGTCCGCGAAGTCAATGAACGCCTGCGCTTCCTCGGCAACGTCGGCCTCGACTACCTCACGCTCGACCGGCGCGCCGACACGCTCTCCGGCGGCGAAGCGCAGCGCATCCGCCTCGCAAGCCAGATAGGCTCCGGCCTCACGGGCGTCATGTACGTGCTCGATGAGCCGTCGATTGGCCTGCACCAGCGCGACAATGCGCGACTCCTGCAGACGCTCGGCGACCTGCGCGATCTCGGCAATACCGTCATCGTCGTGGAACACGATGAGGACGCCATCCGTCGCGCTGACCATATTGTTGATCTTGGTCCTGGGGCGGGCGTTCACGGCGGCCAGGTCGTGGCCGAAGGCCCGCTTGCGAACATCATTGCCTGTTCCGGTTCGCTGACCGGCGATTACCTCGCGGGCCGGCGCGGCATCGCAGTGCCCGCCAGGCGCAAGTCCCGGCGTGATGGACATGAGCTCGAAATCCGCGGTGCACGCGGCAACAATCTGCAGGCACTCGATGTCAAACTGCCGCTCGGGCTGCTCACCTGTGTGACCGGCGTGTCGGGCTCCGGCAAGTCGACATTGATCATCGACACATTGTTCGCCATCGCCGCGGCCCGCCTGAATGGTGCCAGCAGCCAGCCCGCGCCCTGCCAGGAAATCAGTGGCCTCGAGAAGCTCGACAAGGTCATCGATATCGACCAGAGCCCCATTGGTCGCACGCCGCGCTCGAATCCCGCAACCTATACGGGACTATTCACACCGGTGCGCGAGCTGTTCGCGCAGGTGCCGGAGGCCAGGGCGCGTGGTTACGACGCGGGACGTTTCAGCTTCAACGTCAAGGGCGGACGATGCGAAGCCTGCCAGGGCGATGGCGTCATCAAGGTCGAAATGCATTTCCTGCCCGATGTCTACGTTGCCTGCGATGTCTGCAGTGGGCGTCGCTACAACCGCGAGACACTCGAGATTCGCTATCGCGACCGCAATATCCACGAAGTGCTGGAACTCACCGTGCAGGATGCGCAAACGGTATTCCAGAACGTGCCCGCCATCGCAAGCCGGCTCGCGACGCTGATGGACGTCGGACTCAGCTATCTGCGGCTCGGGCAGAGCGCCACGACGCTCTCGGGCGGTGAGGCCCAGCGTATCAAGCTCGCCAAGGAACTGGCGCGGCGTTCGACCGGCCGCACACTCTACATCCTCGACGAGCCGACGACCGGTTTGCATTTTCACGACGTCGCGCAACTGCTCGGCGTATTGCACCGGCTGCGCGACGAGGGCAACACCGTCGTGGTCATCGAACACAATCTCGATGTGATCAAGACGGCCGACTGGGTCATCGACCTGGGGCCGGAGGGCGGTGTGGCCGGCGGCCGCCTGGTCGGTGCGGGCACTCCCGAAATGCTCGTCGCTACCGCCGGTTCGCATACCGGCACCCATCTGGCACCGTTGCTTTCGGCTGCAGTCGCGAAAAACCGCTAG
- the rpoA gene encoding DNA-directed RNA polymerase subunit alpha: MQGSVTEFLKPRVVKVQPVGHCQARITIEPLERGFGHTLGNALRRVLLSSMPGAAITEVEIDGVLHEYTSMEGVQEDVVDVLLNLKSVAIRMHSRDSAELRLLKKGPGPVTAGDIQTDHDIEVVNPDLVIANLTKAGELSMLLRVERGRGYRPAAQRVAFEEQSRPIGRLQLDASFSPVRRVTYGVDSARVEQRTDLDKLVMDLETNGTIDAEEAIRRAGAILKDQLSVFVDLRGEEETTAKVTEMQFDPILLRPVDELELTVRSANCLKAENIHYIGDLVQRTEVELLRTPNLGKKSLTEIKEVLQSHGLMLGMRLDGWPPLSLRHEEDRNLI, translated from the coding sequence ATGCAAGGATCCGTCACAGAATTTCTCAAGCCACGAGTCGTCAAGGTACAGCCCGTCGGCCATTGCCAGGCGCGTATCACCATCGAACCGCTGGAGCGCGGATTTGGTCACACACTGGGCAATGCATTGCGCCGTGTGCTGCTCTCGTCGATGCCAGGCGCCGCGATCACCGAGGTGGAAATCGACGGCGTACTGCACGAGTACACCAGCATGGAGGGTGTGCAGGAAGACGTAGTCGACGTGCTGCTGAACCTCAAGTCGGTGGCGATTCGCATGCACTCGCGCGATTCGGCGGAGCTGCGCCTGCTCAAGAAAGGCCCGGGACCGGTCACGGCGGGCGATATCCAGACCGATCACGATATCGAAGTCGTGAACCCGGACCTGGTGATAGCCAATCTCACCAAGGCAGGTGAACTGTCCATGCTGCTGCGCGTCGAGCGTGGCCGCGGCTATCGGCCGGCGGCGCAGCGCGTAGCCTTCGAGGAACAGTCCCGGCCGATCGGTCGCCTGCAGCTCGATGCCTCGTTTTCGCCCGTGCGGCGCGTTACCTATGGCGTCGACTCCGCGCGCGTGGAGCAGCGCACCGACCTCGACAAGCTGGTAATGGACCTCGAGACGAACGGTACGATCGATGCCGAAGAGGCGATTCGCCGCGCCGGCGCCATACTGAAGGACCAGCTGTCAGTGTTCGTCGATCTTCGCGGGGAGGAAGAAACCACCGCCAAGGTCACGGAGATGCAGTTCGATCCGATCCTGCTGCGGCCGGTCGATGAGCTCGAGCTCACCGTGCGCAGCGCCAATTGCCTCAAAGCGGAGAATATCCACTACATCGGCGATCTGGTGCAGCGCACCGAGGTGGAACTGCTGCGCACCCCCAATCTCGGCAAGAAGTCATTGACCGAAATCAAGGAAGTGCTGCAAAGCCACGGCCTGATGCTTGGCATGCGCCTGGACGGCTGGCCGCCGCTCAGTCTGCGTCATGAAGAAGACCGCAACCTCATCTAA